In Thermus aquaticus, the sequence GGGGCCTCGGAGGAAGCTGGCAAGCTCCTCCCCCTTCAGCGTGCTCATCCGGGGGAAGAGGGCGATGGCGGGGCTAGTGGCGAAGAGGCCCAGGACCATCTGGAAGACCACCTCGGCGTTGTAAAAGCCCGTGACCGCCGCCTGAGGGTAGCGGGTGAGGATGTTGGTGAGGACCAGGTTCAAAAACTGCCGCAAGGAGGTGGTGAAGGCGAAGGGCCCCATGCGGAGGAGGGCCGGGGCGAAGGCCCGGTGCCAGCCCCACTCCAGGCGGAAGCCCCGGAGGAAGGGGAGCTGGACCAGGGCCTGCACCAGCCCCCCCAGGGCCACGGAGAGGCCCAAGGCCGTGGGGTCCCCGGGGAAGAGGGCCATGAGGCCGATGGCCACCAGGTTGAAGGCCACGGGGCCCAGGGCATAGGGCAGAAAGCGCTCCTCGGCCTGGAGGAAGGCGGAGAAGAGGGCTGCCATGGAGATGCCCAGGAGAAAGGGCAGGAGAAGCCGAGTCAGGTAGACCACCTGCTGAAAGCTCTCCCCTTCCCTTAGGTGGCTTCCCGGGGCCACCAGAAGCCCCGCCACCCACGGGGCCAGGAGGTAGCCCAGGCCCAGGACCAGGAGGTTGACGCCCAGGAGAAAGGCGGCGAAGCGGCGGGCGAAGGCCTGGGCCTCCTCGGGGGGGAGGCTCTTTAAGAGGGGGATCAGGGCGTTCTGCACCGCCCCCTCGGCGAGGAGTTCCCGGAGGAGGTTCGGCACCCGGTAAGCCACGTTGAAGGCGTCTTTTAGTGCATCCGGGTAAAGGGCGTTGAAGACAGCCTGGCGCAGGAGGCCCAGGACCCTCGAGGCCAGGGTCCCCCCCATGACCAGAAGGACCTTACGGAGCATTCCCCTCCAAGGCCTCCTGGAATACGTCCAGGAAGTTGGCCTGGTTCACCACGGTGAGGCCGTGCAAAGCGGAAAGCTCTTTGGCCCTGGCCTTGTCCATGCCCAGGAGGACCAGGAAGCTCTCCTTCTGGGAAAGGCCTAAGACCTTCTTGAGCCCGGCGTACTTGCCGATGTGGGCCTGGAACTCGCCGGTCTTGGCCTCAAACCAGAAGACCCTCTCCCCCACCCGCACCAGGATGTCCAGCTCCATGGCCTCCCCACTCGGCAGGGTCACCTGGTAGCCCATGGCCAGCTCGTGGGGCAGATTCTTGGAGCGGAGGTGCTTCCTCAAGCGCTCGGCCACGTAGCGCTCCAGCCACGCCCCGGTGAAGAAGTTCTGCACCCAGCCCTCGGTGCTGGCCTTGGCCCGGATGCGCCGCTCCTCGCTCTTGTAGTGGTAGCTGGTGAGGAGGGCGTACTGCTTGAGGAGGGTGCAGAACTGGGTGGAGTTGGCGATCTCCTCCTGGCCCGCCTCGGCCAGGGAAAGCTCAAACTGGCGCTTGGTGGAAAGGCTTTGCTTCAGGCGCTCGTAGAGCTTCTCCAGGCTCGGGTAGCGGTCCCCCAAGAAGAGGGCCAGGCGGGTGAGGACCTTCTCCTTCTCCTCGTCCTCTTCCCGCTTCTTCACCACCTGGATGCCCAGGCTCTGCAGCCAGGCCTCGAGGGTGGGGGGGCGCTTGGGGCGGGGGGCCTCGCGGGGCTCCTCCTTGGCCTCCTTAAGCGGCGTGGCGGGGGGCGCTTCCGAGAGCACCCGCCACATCTCCGCCGCCAGGGCGAAGAAGCGGGCCCGGCGGGGGTCCTCCTCCACCTCCAGCCCGGGGGGAAGGGCCCCGGAGCGCAAAGCGCTCAGGAGCCAGGCCTCGAGGGCCTCCCTAAGCGCCTCCCGGGCGGCCTCCAGGTGGGAGGCCTCCACCTTAAGCCCCACCTCGGGGAGCTCGGCCACGAAGCGCCCCGGCCCCAGAAGGTCGTAGCGGGCCTGGGCCATGGCCTTTTCCAGATAGCGGGTGATCACGCCCACGCCCTCAAGCATAGCAAGGAAAGGCGAAAGGCCCCGGAGAACCGGGGCCCTGGTGGTGCCGGGGACGGGACTCGAACCCGTACGGGGGATTACCCCCCAGCGGATTTTAAGTCCGCAGCGTCTACCATTCCGCCACCCCGGCGGGCCTTTACCATGCTACTAAAGGGGGAAGTCCCCGCCAAGCCTTAAGGTGAGGTCCGCCCCCAAGACCGCCTCCCCGGAGACGCGGTAGGGCACCCCCAGGGCCTTCCCCAGGGCCTCCGCCGCGAAGCCCGGGCCGTTTTCCAGGACCTCGGTGCGCCCCGGGGGAAGGTCTTTGGGGTGGGGGAGCACCTTTAGGCCCAGGGCGGCAAGCCGCTCCTCCGCCCTCCGGGCCAGGGCCTCCTGCCCGGGGCCGTAGACCAGGGCCACCCTAAGCCCCTTCAGGCTCACCTCCTCCCCGGTGCCCTCTCCCAGGAAGTAGCGCTCCACCAGGGCCTTCAAGGCCTTTTGGTCCACCTCCCAGCCCCCGCCCCCAAACCGCCCGGGAAGGAGGAGGCTCACGAGCTCCAGGCGCTTCATGGCCAAGCCCAGAAGGGCCCCCTTCTCCTCGCGGGTGAGGTCGGTCTCCACGTAAGGCTCCACCGCCGCCACCGCCCGGGGCAGGCGGAGGAGGCCCGCCGGCGAAAGCAGCTTCTCTTTGAGGGCGTGGAAGAAGGCCTGCTGGCGCTGGATGCGGCCGATGTCCCCCAGGGCGTCCTTGCGGAAGCGCACATAGCCCTCGGCCTCCTCGCCGGAGAGGACCCGGCACCCGGGCTTTAGGTCTATGACCAGCCCGGCGGCGGTGTCCCGGTAGCGCATGGGCCGCTCCACGCAGACCCTGACCCCCCCGATGGCGTCCACCAGGGCCCTCAGGGCCTCGAGGCTCACCACCACGTACCGCTCGGGCCGAACCCCCACCACCCGCGCCACGGCCTCCTTCATGAGCGCGGGGCCCCCCAGGGGGCTTGCGGCGTTCACCTTGCGCCAGCCATACCCGGGAAGGTTCACCCAGACGTCCCGGGGGATGGAGAGGACCACCACCCGGTTGGCCTTTGGGTCCAGGCGCACCAGGAGTATGGTGTCCGCAAGACCCCGGAAGCGCTCCTCCGCCCTTTTGTGGTAGCCCACGTACTCGGGGCTGGAGCCGTAGACCAGGATGGTGAGGGGCTCCTTCAGCCCCTCAGGGGCGGGCAGGGCCCCATGGCGCACCGCGGGGCCCAGAAGGGGGTAGGCCCAGAAGGCCAAGGCCACCAGGAAGAGCAAAAGGAGGGCCAGGAAAAGCCGCCGCACGAAGGCTCAGTCTAACGCCCGGCGGGTGAGGCGGATTAGGGGAAGCAGTAGGTGGGGTCCGTCATCACCCGGTCGGCCCGGACGAGACCGAAGCCGTAGCCCGTATCCCTTCCACTAGGCCCTAAGTCCTCTGCGGTCTGGACAAGGCACTGGTAAACCTGATCCGGTGTCGGGTAGGTGCCATAAAGGCGTTGATAGCGGCTCATGTAAAGAGCAACCACTCCGGAAACCATCGGGGTAGCGAAGGAGGTACCATCAGCCTGAGCCAGGGCATTGTTCGGTGCTAGGACAACCACCCCAACCCCGGGAGCCACCAGGTCCACTTCCGGGCCGCAGTTGGAAAAGGAAGCCTTGCGTCGGTCGTTGTCTACAGCCCCTACGGCGATAACCCGGGGGGAGGAAGCAGGGTAGAGGACTCCGTCCACGCCATTATTCCCAACGGCGGCCACCAAAGTAGCACCCTTCCCGCGGGCGTAGGCAAGAGCGTTTTCCAAAACCGCATCAAACCCTCCCCCTCCCAAAGAGAGGTTGATGACTTTGGCTCCCAGATCAGCGGCTTTTCTGACCGCCGACGCTACCACATTTGTTGAGATCTCACCATCAAAGGAACGAGCTACCTTCAAGGGGAGTAACCGCCCGAACCAAGTTACTCCCGCCATGCCTTGGCCATTATTGGTATCAGCTCCTATAACAGAGGCAACGGCTAACCCATGGCTAAAAGGGGAACTGCCCCTAGCGGCGGGCGTATCATCTACGGGATCGCTGTCGTTGTCAGCTAGGTCCAGGGTTTCTCCAGGGGGCAAGTACCACCTGCTGGACGCATCAATGTGCGTCAGATAGCCCGTGTCCACCACCGCAACGATGAGGTTTGGGTCTCCCTTTTCGGAATTCCAGGCAGACTCCAGGCCCAACAGACCGTTCAGCTGAGACCTCTGTCGGGGAAAATATGAGGGGTCGTTGGGGGAGGCCAGGGGTTGGTAGAGGTAGTTGGGCTGCACCCACCGGGCCCCGGCCTGGAGGAGGGCCTCGGCCTTGGCCCTCTCCTGGCCCGGAGGCACCTTTACCTGGAGGAAGCCCCCGTCAAGGGCCCTCCGCACCTCCACCCCCTGCACCCGGGCGGCCAGGCTCTGGGGCGCAAGCCCCCCGGGAAGGAGCAGAAGCTCCCCGGGCACGTGGGGAGCCGAGAAGTCCCCCAGGCCCTGGGGTTCCCTCAGGGCCAGGGTAGAGAGGCTTCCCGTGGGGGTGGGGGAACAGGTAGAGGCAGGTGGTGGAGGCGGTGGTGGCGGGTTCAGAGGGCAGGCCGTGAGGAGGAAGGCAGTCCCCAGAAGGAGGGCCAGAAGGGCCAGGCGCTTCATGGCTTCCACTATACCGCCCCCGGCGGGGGGTTCCTTAAGCTTTCGCTAAGGCTTCTTCCGCCCGTTGGGCGGCCTTTTCCAAAAAGGCGAAGAACATGGGGCCGTAATGGGCCAGCTCGTCGCCGTCGGTGGCCGCCACGGGGAAGTCCCAGCCCCTCTCCTGGGCCAGGGCCCGGGCCTTCTCCAGGGGGTTTTTGCCCCAGGGTTTGGGCTCGTAGAGGAAGAGGTCGGGCCTCCTCCGCTTCACCTCCTCGAGGTCCGGGGCGAAGTAGGCCTGGGGCACGTCCAGAAAGATGGGCCTCAGGCCCAGGTGGAGGAGGGCCTGGGCGATGTAGCTTCCCCGGCCCACGGTGATGGGCCCCCCCAGGTCCATCTCAAAGTAGACGGTGGCGGAAAGCCGCCCCTTGAGGCGGGCGTAGCGGAGGGCGAGTTGGTGGGCAAGCTCCAGGGCCTTCTCCTCCACGTCCAGGAGGTGGCCCAGGGTGGAGAGGTTTTCCAGAATCCCGTAGGGGCTCGTGGGGAGGGGAACGGCGTAGACGGGAAAACCCTCCTCCTTGAGCCTCAGGGCCTGCTCCCGCTGGACCCCCGTGGAGAGGAGGACCAGGTCGGGCTTTAAGCTTCTCAGGAGGTCCAGGCGGGTCTTGGTGTAGGAGGCCACCACGGGCAGGGAGAGGACCTGGGCCGGGCGGTGGCAGAAGGCGCTCCGGCCCACCAGGCGGTCCCCAAGCCCCAGGGCATAGAGGGCGTCGGTCAGGTTGGGCGCCAGGCTCACGATGCGCCCGAAGCGGTCGGGAAGCTCCAGGGGGCCCAAGAGCTCGTGGAAGACCCTCATCGCCTCAGGTCCAGGGCGCGGGCGTGGCCCTCGAGGCCCTCCGCCCTCGCCAGAAGGGCCCCCTTGGCGGAAAGCTCCCTGACCGCCTCCTCGGAAAGCCCCACCACCGGGATCACCTTGAGGAAGTCCCGCAGAGCCAGGCCTCCCTGGAACCGGGCCGTGCCCGAGGTGGGCATCACGTGGCTGGGCCCGGCGATGTAGTCCCCCAGGGCCTCGGCGCTCCCCTCCCCCAGGAAGACCCCGCCGGCGTTCTGCACCCGGCCGAGCCAAGGCAAGGGGTCGGCCAGGGCCAGGCAGAGGTGCTCGGGGGCGTAGAGGTTGGCCAGGTCCAGGGCCTCCTCGAGGTCCCGGGTCAGGACCAGGCCCCCCTTCTCCAGGGCCCTTTTGGCCACCTCTGCCCGGGGAAGCCCCTCCAGCTGGCGGAAGAGCTCCGCCTCCACCCGCTCAAGAAGCGCCCGGTCCGGGGAGAGGAGCCAGGGCTCGGAGTCGGGCCCGTGCTCGGCCTGGGCCAGGAGGTCGGCGGCGAGAAGCCTGGGCGAGGCGGAGCCGTCGGCCACGATCAGGGTTTCCGTGGGCCCCGCCAGGCCGTCCAGGCCCACCACGCCGTAGACCTGCCGCTTGGCCGCCACCACGTAGGCGTTCCCCGGGCCCACGATCTTGTCCACCCGGGGCACCCGCTCGGTGCCAAAGGCCAGGGCGGCGATGGCCTGGGCGCCCCCCATGGCGTAGAGGCGGTCCACCCCGGCCACCCAGGCGGCGGCCAGCACCCCGGGGTGGACCCTGGGGGGGCTGGCCACGATCACCTCCCCCACCCCGGCCACCTTGGCGGGCACCACGCTCATGAGGAGGCTGGAGAGGAGGGGGGCGCTCCCCCCGGGCACGTAGACCCCCACCCGGGAAAGGGGCCTGACCAGCTGGCCCAAAACCCCTCCCGCCTCGGCCTTGAGGAAGCCCCCCTTGGCCTCCTCCCGGTAGAAGGCCTCTATCCGCTCTTTGGCCGTCTCCAGGGCGTCCCTTAGCTCCTCGTCCAGGTCCTCGTAGGCCTCCCGCCAGAGCCTTTTGGGAACCTCCTCCACGGGGTGGCCGTCCAGGTCCAGGCTGAAGCGGTCCAAAGCGGCGTCCCCCTCCTCCCGCACAGCGGTGAGGATGCCCCGGACGATCTCCTCCACCGTGGGGTCAAAGGAAAGCCCCCTTCTGGCAAAGCGGGCCCGCACCTCGTCCGCCTGATAGATCATGCCTTCACTATACCCAGCGGCGGCGCCTTCTCACCTCCTCCACGCCCTCCAAGACCGCCTCAAAGACGTGGTCCCCCACCTGCTGGGCGATGCGCACGGGAATCCCCTCCTCTAGCTGCACCAGGCTGAGGCCGGGCCGGAGGCGGAAGTGCTGGCGCACCCTGCCCTCCACCTCCAGGTTGGGAAGCCTCTCCACGTAGGCCCTACCCCCGGGCATGGGGAAGCGGGCCACGTCGCCCGGGATAAGCTCCAGCCTAGAGAGGGCCAGGAGGAGGGAAAGGGGGTCGTGGTAGGGGGCGAGGTAGGGCAGGGCCAGGCTCTCCTTGCCCTGGCTCACCAGGATGACCCCCTCCTCCTCCAGCCTTTCCACGGTGAAGACCCGGGCCTCCCGGGCCTCC encodes:
- a CDS encoding S8 family serine peptidase, with product MKRLALLALLLGTAFLLTACPLNPPPPPPPPASTCSPTPTGSLSTLALREPQGLGDFSAPHVPGELLLLPGGLAPQSLAARVQGVEVRRALDGGFLQVKVPPGQERAKAEALLQAGARWVQPNYLYQPLASPNDPSYFPRQRSQLNGLLGLESAWNSEKGDPNLIVAVVDTGYLTHIDASSRWYLPPGETLDLADNDSDPVDDTPAARGSSPFSHGLAVASVIGADTNNGQGMAGVTWFGRLLPLKVARSFDGEISTNVVASAVRKAADLGAKVINLSLGGGGFDAVLENALAYARGKGATLVAAVGNNGVDGVLYPASSPRVIAVGAVDNDRRKASFSNCGPEVDLVAPGVGVVVLAPNNALAQADGTSFATPMVSGVVALYMSRYQRLYGTYPTPDQVYQCLVQTAEDLGPSGRDTGYGFGLVRADRVMTDPTYCFP
- a CDS encoding LCP family protein, with the protein product MRRLFLALLLLFLVALAFWAYPLLGPAVRHGALPAPEGLKEPLTILVYGSSPEYVGYHKRAEERFRGLADTILLVRLDPKANRVVVLSIPRDVWVNLPGYGWRKVNAASPLGGPALMKEAVARVVGVRPERYVVVSLEALRALVDAIGGVRVCVERPMRYRDTAAGLVIDLKPGCRVLSGEEAEGYVRFRKDALGDIGRIQRQQAFFHALKEKLLSPAGLLRLPRAVAAVEPYVETDLTREEKGALLGLAMKRLELVSLLLPGRFGGGGWEVDQKALKALVERYFLGEGTGEEVSLKGLRVALVYGPGQEALARRAEERLAALGLKVLPHPKDLPPGRTEVLENGPGFAAEALGKALGVPYRVSGEAVLGADLTLRLGGDFPL
- the murJ gene encoding murein biosynthesis integral membrane protein MurJ — protein: MLRKVLLVMGGTLASRVLGLLRQAVFNALYPDALKDAFNVAYRVPNLLRELLAEGAVQNALIPLLKSLPPEEAQAFARRFAAFLLGVNLLVLGLGYLLAPWVAGLLVAPGSHLREGESFQQVVYLTRLLLPFLLGISMAALFSAFLQAEERFLPYALGPVAFNLVAIGLMALFPGDPTALGLSVALGGLVQALVQLPFLRGFRLEWGWHRAFAPALLRMGPFAFTTSLRQFLNLVLTNILTRYPQAAVTGFYNAEVVFQMVLGLFATSPAIALFPRMSTLKGEELASFLRGPFERLSLVLALLGGLLTGLAPYVVVLLFGLFGPLTPENRTYSALVLAALGLALLPWGVNTLFLRGLYALGKVREAVMASALVFLANTLGYWLLRDAGLFLLNLATALAGYLGLGLYLLLLRREGVAVGYAPLYVLKAFLAGLLAAVPGLFLGVYFPAATPKGALLPLVLGGLGGLFLFLLAALLLGLPLKALARGLLGGSRGA
- a CDS encoding helical backbone metal receptor; protein product: MRVFHELLGPLELPDRFGRIVSLAPNLTDALYALGLGDRLVGRSAFCHRPAQVLSLPVVASYTKTRLDLLRSLKPDLVLLSTGVQREQALRLKEEGFPVYAVPLPTSPYGILENLSTLGHLLDVEEKALELAHQLALRYARLKGRLSATVYFEMDLGGPITVGRGSYIAQALLHLGLRPIFLDVPQAYFAPDLEEVKRRRPDLFLYEPKPWGKNPLEKARALAQERGWDFPVAATDGDELAHYGPMFFAFLEKAAQRAEEALAKA
- the hisD gene encoding histidinol dehydrogenase; the encoded protein is MIYQADEVRARFARRGLSFDPTVEEIVRGILTAVREEGDAALDRFSLDLDGHPVEEVPKRLWREAYEDLDEELRDALETAKERIEAFYREEAKGGFLKAEAGGVLGQLVRPLSRVGVYVPGGSAPLLSSLLMSVVPAKVAGVGEVIVASPPRVHPGVLAAAWVAGVDRLYAMGGAQAIAALAFGTERVPRVDKIVGPGNAYVVAAKRQVYGVVGLDGLAGPTETLIVADGSASPRLLAADLLAQAEHGPDSEPWLLSPDRALLERVEAELFRQLEGLPRAEVAKRALEKGGLVLTRDLEEALDLANLYAPEHLCLALADPLPWLGRVQNAGGVFLGEGSAEALGDYIAGPSHVMPTSGTARFQGGLALRDFLKVIPVVGLSEEAVRELSAKGALLARAEGLEGHARALDLRR